The following coding sequences are from one Collimonas arenae window:
- a CDS encoding M4 family metallopeptidase, translating into MKPALRHVEAPLFLLLLLATSSAVAADRIDLESYVPQSSLAKQAGPVTAQTFLGLSSDELKPLRSQNYANGKVVTRYQQYFQGVPLWDQAIVEQRTAAQAQPAMSGSLIRNIDNDLPNAKPVYTAADVLQQAKSIARAAVTENEQAKLYVQLGNNNVAQLIYVVSFVDKSAAKPSRPYFIIDANTGAVLKKWEGITHYDASGPGGNAKTGQYEYQPGGKYGPLVVDSNCNMVTTNVVTVDLQNGSSGSTPFHFTCPRNTYKAVNGAFSPLNDAHYFGNVVFNMYKEWLNLRPISQTLYMKVHYGNNYENAFWDGSAMNFGDGATTFYPLVALDVSGHEISHGFTEQNSGLVYSGMSGGMNEAFSDMAGEAAENYMKGKNDFLVGTDIFKGNGALRYMANPTQDGRSIDNARNYSSSLDVHYSSGVYNKAFYLLATTSGWSTRKAFEVMADANHLYWTANSTFSQGACGVEKAAANRGYKVADVTAAFNGVGVSCSTSSGNVLIKGVPINGITLASGGSNIYSITVPAGARNLNFQLSGGSGDGDIYVKLGATPTTSSYDGKSDGSTNAENVTIGAPGAGTYYLLLNAYRAVSGASLVANYQ; encoded by the coding sequence ATGAAACCAGCATTACGCCACGTCGAAGCCCCTTTATTTCTATTGCTGCTGCTCGCAACCTCAAGCGCCGTCGCTGCCGATCGGATTGACCTTGAAAGCTACGTCCCGCAATCCTCCCTGGCAAAACAGGCCGGGCCGGTAACGGCGCAAACCTTTCTTGGACTTAGCAGCGACGAACTGAAACCACTGCGCAGCCAGAACTACGCCAACGGCAAAGTCGTCACCCGTTATCAGCAATACTTCCAGGGCGTGCCGCTGTGGGATCAGGCCATCGTCGAACAACGCACTGCGGCCCAGGCACAACCAGCCATGTCCGGCAGCCTGATCCGCAATATCGACAACGACCTGCCTAACGCCAAGCCGGTCTATACAGCCGCAGACGTGCTGCAGCAAGCCAAGTCGATTGCGCGCGCTGCCGTCACCGAGAACGAACAGGCCAAGTTGTACGTCCAGCTGGGCAACAACAACGTAGCCCAACTGATCTATGTGGTGTCATTCGTCGACAAGAGCGCAGCGAAACCCAGCCGTCCATATTTCATCATCGACGCCAACACCGGCGCCGTCCTGAAAAAATGGGAGGGCATCACCCATTATGACGCCAGCGGACCGGGCGGCAATGCCAAGACCGGACAGTATGAATACCAGCCCGGCGGCAAATACGGCCCCTTGGTCGTCGACAGCAACTGCAACATGGTCACGACCAACGTGGTGACAGTCGATCTGCAAAACGGCAGCAGCGGTAGCACGCCATTTCATTTCACCTGCCCGCGCAATACCTACAAGGCGGTCAACGGCGCCTTCTCGCCGCTGAACGACGCCCACTATTTCGGCAACGTCGTCTTCAACATGTACAAGGAATGGCTCAACCTGCGCCCAATCAGCCAGACCCTGTACATGAAAGTCCACTACGGCAATAACTATGAAAATGCGTTCTGGGACGGCAGCGCGATGAACTTCGGCGATGGCGCGACCACGTTCTATCCGCTGGTCGCATTGGACGTATCGGGCCATGAAATCAGCCACGGTTTCACCGAACAGAATTCCGGCCTGGTGTACAGCGGCATGTCAGGCGGCATGAATGAAGCCTTTTCCGACATGGCAGGCGAAGCAGCAGAAAATTACATGAAGGGAAAGAATGATTTTCTGGTCGGCACCGACATCTTCAAGGGTAACGGAGCGCTGCGCTACATGGCAAACCCGACCCAGGATGGCCGCTCAATCGACAATGCCCGAAATTATTCCAGCAGCCTGGATGTGCATTACAGCAGCGGCGTCTACAACAAGGCGTTCTACCTGTTGGCCACCACATCCGGTTGGAGCACCCGCAAAGCATTTGAAGTGATGGCCGATGCCAACCATCTGTACTGGACTGCTAACAGCACCTTCAGCCAGGGCGCTTGCGGTGTCGAGAAAGCCGCCGCCAACCGCGGCTACAAGGTCGCCGATGTCACGGCCGCATTCAATGGCGTCGGCGTCAGTTGCAGCACCAGCAGCGGCAACGTGCTGATCAAGGGCGTACCGATCAACGGCATCACGCTGGCTAGCGGCGGCAGCAACATCTACAGCATCACCGTTCCGGCCGGCGCCAGGAATCTCAACTTCCAGTTATCCGGCGGCAGTGGCGATGGCGATATCTACGTCAAGTTGGGGGCAACGCCCACGACATCTTCATATGACGGCAAATCCGACGGCAGCACCAACGCAGAAAACGTGACTATCGGCGCGCCAGGAGCAGGAACCTATTATCTGCTGCTGAATGCATATCGCGCCGTCAGCGGCGCTTCGCTGGTCGCCAATTATCAGTAA
- a CDS encoding tetratricopeptide repeat protein gives MAGSVSPGARLVQLGSTLRILGQFDESERLLAAQLDRYAQTGYGRALYDETRAILALTYLAQGRAVEAACLALETLAPHLSRYQRSVAGNALEFRKTVVGDMQRASLS, from the coding sequence ATAGCTGGATCCGTATCGCCAGGCGCGCGCCTCGTACAGCTTGGCAGCACATTGCGCATCCTGGGGCAATTCGATGAAAGCGAGCGTCTTCTTGCTGCGCAGCTGGATCGCTACGCGCAAACAGGGTATGGCAGGGCGCTATACGACGAAACCAGAGCTATCCTGGCGCTCACCTATCTGGCGCAGGGACGTGCTGTCGAAGCAGCTTGCCTGGCGCTGGAAACGCTGGCGCCGCATTTGTCTCGGTATCAGAGGTCGGTGGCCGGAAACGCTTTGGAATTTCGGAAAACGGTGGTCGGCGACATGCAACGTGCGTCTCTATCTTAG
- a CDS encoding tetratricopeptide repeat protein yields MAAIDALAAERSAGDAAALFERACARGSVGFESGAEGFYRAALAAG; encoded by the coding sequence GTGGCAGCAATTGATGCACTGGCGGCGGAGCGCTCGGCTGGTGACGCTGCTGCCTTGTTCGAGCGCGCTTGCGCGCGAGGCAGCGTCGGCTTCGAGTCTGGCGCGGAAGGCTTCTATCGGGCCGCGCTGGCCGCCGGATAG
- a CDS encoding trans-sulfuration enzyme family protein, producing the protein MSKGNDTEQESGLHFATRVIHAGQSPDPSTGAIMPPIYATSTFVQQSPGVHKGLDYGRSHNPTRWALERCVADLEGGAQGFAFASGMAAAATVLELLDSGAHVIAGDDLYGGTYRLFERVRRRSAGLSFSFVNLTNPDNLLAALRPDTKMVWVETPTNPMLKLADLAAIAKICRERGIIAVADNTFASPMVQQPLSFGFDVVVHSTTKYLNGHSDIIGGIAVVGREARQAEWRERLAFLQNSVGAIAGPFDSFLALRGVKTLALRVERHCENAMELAGWLESLPEVARVHYPGLLSHPQHELAQRQMQGYGGIISVDLKTDLAGARRFLEHCEIFALAESLGGVESLIEHPAIMTHATIPAEHRATLGISDSLVRLSVGVENIADLKSDLRHALAAIKA; encoded by the coding sequence ATGAGCAAAGGCAACGATACTGAACAGGAAAGCGGTTTGCATTTCGCCACGCGCGTGATCCACGCCGGGCAATCGCCCGATCCGTCCACCGGCGCCATCATGCCGCCAATCTATGCCACCTCGACCTTCGTGCAGCAAAGCCCCGGCGTCCATAAGGGCCTCGATTACGGCCGTTCGCACAACCCGACACGTTGGGCATTGGAGCGTTGCGTGGCCGACCTGGAGGGGGGCGCGCAAGGATTTGCGTTTGCCTCCGGCATGGCTGCTGCTGCGACGGTTCTCGAATTGCTGGATAGCGGCGCCCATGTGATCGCCGGCGACGATCTGTATGGCGGCACTTACCGTCTGTTCGAGCGAGTGCGCCGGCGCAGCGCCGGGCTGTCGTTCAGCTTCGTCAACCTGACCAATCCCGACAATCTGTTGGCGGCGTTGCGACCGGACACCAAGATGGTCTGGGTGGAAACGCCGACCAACCCGATGCTGAAACTGGCCGACCTGGCGGCGATCGCCAAGATATGTCGCGAGCGCGGCATCATTGCGGTGGCTGACAATACGTTCGCTAGCCCGATGGTGCAACAGCCACTCAGCTTCGGCTTCGACGTGGTAGTCCATTCGACCACCAAGTACCTGAACGGTCACTCCGACATCATCGGCGGCATTGCCGTGGTTGGGCGTGAAGCGCGCCAGGCCGAGTGGCGTGAGCGGTTGGCGTTCCTGCAGAATTCGGTCGGCGCAATTGCCGGGCCGTTCGACAGTTTCCTGGCCCTGCGCGGCGTCAAGACGCTGGCGTTGCGGGTCGAGCGCCATTGTGAAAATGCGATGGAACTTGCCGGTTGGCTGGAGAGCTTGCCGGAGGTGGCGCGGGTGCATTATCCTGGCCTGCTTTCGCATCCGCAGCACGAACTGGCACAGCGGCAGATGCAAGGTTACGGCGGCATCATCTCGGTTGACCTGAAGACCGATCTCGCCGGCGCCAGGCGTTTCCTCGAACATTGCGAAATTTTTGCGCTAGCCGAAAGCCTTGGCGGTGTCGAAAGTTTGATTGAACATCCAGCCATCATGACCCACGCGACTATTCCTGCAGAGCACCGGGCGACGCTTGGGATCAGCGATTCGTTGGTGCGACTGTCGGTCGGCGTTGAAAACATCGCGGACTTGAAAAGCGATTTACGTCATGCGCTGGCAGCAATCAAAGCATGA
- a CDS encoding pyridoxal-phosphate dependent enzyme, whose amino-acid sequence MNLSSRPAVLELIGNTPLIEVTRLDTGPCQLFLKLESQNPGGSIKDRIGLSMIDAAEKEGRLQPGGVVIEATAGNTGLGLALVACAKGYRVILVVPDKMSTEKIQHLKALGAEVHMTRSDVGKGHPEYYQDYAARLAREMPGAFYADQFNNPNNPLAHERTTGPEIWDQCQHRLDAIVCGVGSAGTLTGLTRFFRTVQPQLEFVLADPKGSILAEYIRSGRLDTPPGSWAVEGIGEDFIPSIADLSGVKHAYTISDEESFRSARELVRAEGILGGSSTGTLLAAALRYCREQTEPKRVVSIVCDTGTRYLSKVYNDNWMIDQGLLKRELFGDLRDIIGRRFAEGGVISVAPNDTLMTAFNRMRSAEVSQLPVIEGKLVSGIIDESDLLLKVAADTAHFAEPVSSTMTRAIEKLAPDAGIDALRSTLDRGLVAIVADSQQFYGLITRFDLLNHLRRSLS is encoded by the coding sequence ATGAACTTGTCTAGCCGTCCCGCAGTGCTGGAATTGATCGGTAACACACCGTTGATTGAAGTAACGCGTCTCGATACCGGTCCTTGCCAGTTGTTCCTCAAGCTGGAATCGCAAAACCCCGGAGGTTCGATTAAGGACCGCATCGGTTTGTCGATGATTGATGCGGCCGAAAAAGAAGGGCGGTTGCAGCCTGGCGGCGTAGTAATCGAAGCGACCGCCGGTAATACTGGCCTTGGCCTGGCGCTGGTGGCTTGCGCCAAAGGCTATCGGGTGATCCTGGTGGTGCCGGACAAGATGTCGACGGAAAAGATACAGCATCTGAAGGCGCTGGGCGCGGAAGTCCACATGACGCGTTCCGATGTCGGCAAAGGTCATCCAGAGTATTACCAGGACTACGCGGCCAGGCTGGCGCGTGAGATGCCGGGTGCCTTTTACGCCGATCAATTCAATAATCCGAATAATCCGCTGGCGCACGAGCGGACTACCGGCCCCGAAATTTGGGACCAATGCCAGCATCGGCTTGATGCCATCGTCTGCGGCGTCGGCTCGGCCGGCACGCTGACCGGGCTAACCCGTTTTTTCCGCACGGTACAGCCGCAGCTGGAATTCGTGCTGGCCGATCCGAAAGGCTCGATCCTTGCCGAATATATCAGGAGCGGCCGCCTGGATACGCCGCCCGGCTCTTGGGCGGTGGAGGGTATCGGCGAAGATTTCATCCCGTCGATTGCCGATCTCTCTGGCGTCAAGCATGCTTACACGATCAGCGATGAAGAAAGCTTTCGCAGCGCGCGCGAACTGGTGCGCGCCGAAGGCATTCTCGGCGGCTCGTCGACCGGTACCTTGCTGGCAGCGGCGTTGCGCTATTGCCGCGAACAGACGGAGCCGAAGCGGGTGGTGAGCATCGTCTGCGATACCGGAACGCGGTATCTGTCAAAGGTCTACAACGATAACTGGATGATCGACCAGGGTTTGCTGAAGCGCGAATTGTTTGGCGATCTGCGCGATATCATCGGCCGCCGCTTTGCCGAGGGCGGCGTCATCAGCGTGGCGCCGAATGATACCTTGATGACTGCTTTCAACCGCATGCGCAGTGCCGAAGTTTCACAGTTGCCGGTGATAGAAGGGAAGCTTGTGAGCGGTATTATCGATGAATCCGATTTGCTTCTCAAGGTTGCCGCCGACACAGCCCATTTCGCCGAGCCAGTCAGCAGCACGATGACGCGGGCGATCGAAAAACTGGCGCCGGACGCCGGTATCGATGCATTGCGCAGCACGCTCGATCGTGGCCTGGTCGCCATCGTCGCCGACAGCCAGCAATTTTATGGCTTGATTACCCGTTTCGATCTACTTAACCATTTACGCAGGAGTTTGTCATGA
- a CDS encoding TonB-dependent receptor domain-containing protein has product MIKERVLHRSLRLMFSSSVAVGLGLLAQSVHAQETAAEDAPQQVQRVEITGSSIKRITKEGALPVQTLTQEDIAKTGATSVSDLIQALPAMQGFIPASSSVNGGGAGVETASIHGIGSGYTLVLLNGRRIAKSAIANNDYAVNLASIPLSAVERVEILTDGASALYGSDAIAGVVNFILKKNSTETTITGNFNAPLKAAGKSYNVGISKGFGDLEKDGYNVLLAYSHDEQQSLNATQRGFANSGIVPFSVGGQNYALYQLSNNTAPAGVTLLGKDGSTTQFSPDFLKNGVCGANTFQSGNYCKYNYASTVELIPKSTRDSFVVSSNWKLNSDTTLFAEAMLSKYSIFPQYAPPAQPLSLSLSSPLYAKYVTPYLAQLGVDPANVSSATMGLRLFDTGGRQDEYRTDALHLAFGVDGSFKGWDYNASYTHSQNRTYDNALGGYASNNTFQSIVASGAYDPFQPPGSSVSVLAPAVLHQTLDQATSKLDILNAHASHDLFKAPGGMAQIGLGVEATREAHTDSPSAILQSTNALQPDYTDSIIGGNAGALPFSANRMNYGSFAELLVPVTKTLDLTGALRYDSYEAAKNNNTFDDAGNPLGSSTQGNSASKATYKISARWQPVDSLLLRGSYGTGFKAPTLAQITSPVTFNGNTAGTYACPFSAPDPRAAGCQGVTQYDVLTGGNPLTGSSGLKPETSKQSTIGFRLEPTRNISIGFDLWQVSIKNQISVLQEAIAFNNPQTYSNLFTLFNDPISGSPTVAFSEVPINLASAKYQGIDWDHTFKTKSPIGDLSLQWTGTYMLKAEQDFPGTGVQSSLGKYGADQNVVFRVISRLAASWKQSDKFTHTLIANYRSGYHDETYTADDATVRIVNPDGSFGPYVAMPNHNVASYTTFDWQTKATLQKGLVVTAGIKNLFARTPPLSLVTAGGGNQVGYDARYTDPLGRQFYLTGSYTF; this is encoded by the coding sequence ATGATAAAAGAAAGAGTGCTGCATCGTTCGCTGCGACTGATGTTTTCCAGCAGCGTAGCCGTGGGACTGGGTTTGCTGGCCCAATCGGTGCACGCGCAGGAGACAGCGGCCGAAGATGCACCACAACAGGTACAACGCGTCGAAATTACCGGCTCATCCATCAAGCGAATCACCAAGGAAGGCGCCTTGCCCGTCCAGACGTTGACCCAGGAAGATATCGCCAAGACCGGCGCCACCAGTGTTTCCGATCTGATTCAGGCGTTGCCCGCGATGCAGGGTTTCATTCCCGCATCGAGCTCAGTCAATGGCGGTGGCGCCGGGGTTGAAACAGCTTCCATTCACGGCATTGGTTCGGGATACACACTGGTGCTGCTCAACGGCCGGCGGATTGCCAAATCGGCTATCGCCAACAACGACTATGCAGTGAATCTGGCAAGTATTCCGCTATCAGCGGTTGAGCGTGTTGAAATTCTTACTGATGGCGCTTCGGCGCTATATGGTTCTGACGCCATTGCTGGGGTCGTCAATTTCATCCTCAAGAAAAATTCAACCGAAACCACGATCACCGGTAACTTCAATGCACCGCTCAAGGCGGCCGGCAAGAGCTACAACGTTGGCATTTCCAAGGGCTTCGGCGATCTGGAAAAAGACGGCTATAACGTATTGCTGGCATACAGCCACGACGAGCAGCAATCCCTCAACGCCACGCAACGGGGATTTGCCAACAGCGGCATTGTGCCGTTCAGCGTCGGCGGCCAGAATTACGCGTTGTATCAGTTGAGTAACAATACGGCGCCGGCTGGCGTTACGCTGCTTGGCAAGGATGGTTCGACAACCCAGTTCTCGCCGGATTTTCTGAAGAATGGTGTTTGCGGGGCCAATACTTTTCAGTCAGGGAATTACTGCAAATACAACTATGCATCAACAGTTGAATTGATTCCCAAATCGACGCGCGACAGTTTTGTTGTGTCGAGTAATTGGAAACTCAATAGCGACACCACGCTGTTCGCCGAGGCCATGTTGTCGAAGTACTCGATTTTCCCGCAATATGCCCCTCCGGCGCAGCCACTGTCGTTATCGCTGAGCAGCCCTTTGTATGCGAAGTATGTGACACCGTATCTGGCCCAGCTCGGCGTTGATCCTGCCAATGTATCAAGCGCAACAATGGGTTTGCGCCTGTTTGATACCGGTGGCCGCCAGGATGAGTACCGGACCGACGCCTTGCATTTGGCATTCGGCGTGGACGGGAGTTTCAAGGGGTGGGACTACAACGCCTCGTACACTCATTCTCAGAACAGGACTTACGATAATGCCCTGGGCGGCTATGCCAGCAACAATACATTTCAAAGCATCGTTGCCTCCGGCGCCTATGATCCGTTCCAACCGCCAGGATCTTCGGTCAGCGTATTGGCGCCGGCCGTGTTGCACCAAACTCTCGATCAGGCAACTTCCAAGCTCGATATCCTGAATGCCCATGCTTCGCACGATTTGTTCAAGGCGCCAGGCGGCATGGCGCAAATCGGCCTCGGGGTGGAGGCGACCAGAGAGGCGCACACTGATAGTCCGAGTGCGATTTTGCAGAGTACGAATGCGCTTCAGCCGGACTATACCGATTCCATTATCGGCGGCAATGCCGGAGCACTGCCATTTTCTGCAAACCGTATGAACTATGGCAGCTTCGCGGAATTGCTGGTGCCAGTGACGAAGACCTTAGACCTCACCGGAGCGCTGCGTTATGACAGCTACGAAGCCGCCAAAAACAATAATACGTTCGACGACGCCGGCAATCCGCTCGGCTCGTCGACACAGGGTAACTCCGCCAGCAAAGCCACGTACAAGATCTCTGCGCGTTGGCAGCCGGTGGATTCGCTGCTGTTGCGCGGTTCCTACGGCACCGGTTTCAAGGCGCCGACGCTGGCGCAGATCACCTCGCCAGTTACCTTTAATGGCAACACGGCCGGCACCTACGCTTGCCCGTTCTCGGCACCTGACCCAAGGGCTGCCGGTTGCCAAGGCGTGACCCAGTACGATGTGCTGACCGGCGGCAATCCGCTCACCGGCTCATCCGGCCTGAAGCCGGAAACATCGAAGCAGAGCACGATCGGCTTCCGTCTTGAGCCGACGCGCAACATTTCGATAGGTTTCGATCTGTGGCAGGTCAGCATCAAGAACCAGATCAGCGTCCTCCAAGAAGCCATCGCGTTCAACAATCCACAAACGTATTCGAATTTGTTCACGTTGTTCAACGATCCGATTTCTGGATCGCCAACCGTTGCTTTCTCAGAGGTGCCGATCAATCTGGCCAGCGCCAAATATCAGGGTATAGACTGGGATCACACTTTCAAGACCAAATCGCCGATCGGTGATTTGAGCTTGCAATGGACCGGTACCTACATGCTGAAAGCCGAGCAGGATTTCCCGGGGACTGGCGTGCAGAGCAGCCTTGGCAAATACGGCGCCGACCAGAACGTGGTGTTCCGCGTGATATCGAGGTTGGCAGCGTCGTGGAAGCAATCGGACAAGTTTACGCATACGTTGATAGCGAATTACCGTTCCGGCTATCACGACGAAACCTATACGGCCGACGATGCCACGGTCCGCATTGTCAATCCGGATGGATCGTTCGGCCCGTATGTCGCCATGCCGAATCACAACGTGGCTTCTTACACTACGTTCGACTGGCAGACCAAGGCGACACTGCAAAAAGGTCTGGTAGTCACCGCAGGCATCAAGAATCTGTTTGCGCGCACGCCACCGCTTTCCCTGGTGACAGCAGGCGGTGGTAATCAGGTTGGTTACGATGCCCGCTATACCGATCCGCTAGGCCGACAGTTTTACCTGACTGGCTCTTACACGTTCTAA
- a CDS encoding sensor histidine kinase, with product MSMPSIRISLLKWLIVPLLIVNLIGAGLTYWLAWIPAQIAFDQSLADAGWAMIPRLHEAGGEVEIDLSKQAEQVLRVDHFDAIFLVVRDRQGKLLAGDGDFPVLPQREELNDPTPYDGVMRGEPVRIVALRTMIGNQPVFIGVAETLRKRMHIRSVIFLALALLEGVLALTLIIAIWLAVSKGLLPLKEMKAGLNARNRDDLSTLNEKDVPLELRPVVNAINALLDKVRLDAKVQQSFLANVAHQLRTPLAGFRTQLEWLLQKHADEPESAHSITLMASSTERMIRQTNQLLTLARAEPAKFEKERLRVVELNKLVEESVQHFVEEAHKKNIDLGFNLQPTRVMGDHFLLRDLIDNLIDNAIRYTPPNGTVTVSSLHGKDGGIFSVEDSGPGIAPSEQELIFDRFHRLDDNVAGNGLGLSIVRDITKDHGARITVESAASGGTIFSVYFPFPILGTPSKLPS from the coding sequence ATGAGCATGCCCAGCATCCGCATCAGTTTGCTGAAGTGGCTGATCGTGCCGTTGCTGATCGTCAATCTCATTGGCGCCGGCCTGACTTACTGGCTGGCCTGGATTCCGGCTCAGATTGCCTTCGACCAGAGTCTGGCAGACGCTGGCTGGGCGATGATCCCGCGCTTGCATGAAGCTGGCGGCGAAGTGGAGATCGATCTGTCGAAACAGGCTGAGCAGGTCTTGCGGGTCGACCATTTCGACGCTATTTTTTTGGTGGTGCGCGACCGACAAGGAAAATTGCTGGCTGGTGATGGCGATTTTCCGGTATTGCCTCAGCGCGAGGAGCTTAACGATCCGACCCCTTACGACGGTGTCATGCGCGGTGAACCGGTGCGTATCGTGGCACTGAGAACCATGATTGGCAACCAGCCGGTCTTCATCGGTGTGGCTGAAACACTGCGTAAGCGCATGCATATCCGTTCCGTGATTTTCCTGGCGCTGGCTTTGCTGGAAGGTGTGCTGGCGCTGACCCTGATTATCGCGATCTGGCTGGCAGTCAGCAAGGGACTGTTGCCGTTAAAGGAAATGAAAGCTGGCCTGAATGCACGTAACCGTGACGATTTGTCGACGCTGAATGAGAAAGATGTACCGTTGGAACTCCGTCCGGTGGTCAACGCCATCAACGCCTTGCTGGATAAGGTGCGGCTGGATGCCAAGGTGCAACAGAGTTTTCTTGCCAATGTCGCGCATCAATTACGCACGCCGCTGGCCGGTTTTCGGACCCAGCTGGAATGGCTGCTGCAGAAACATGCCGATGAACCGGAAAGTGCGCATTCGATCACTCTGATGGCGTCGTCGACCGAGAGGATGATCCGCCAAACCAACCAGCTGCTGACGCTGGCGCGGGCTGAACCAGCCAAATTCGAGAAAGAGCGCCTGCGCGTGGTTGAGCTCAACAAGTTGGTCGAGGAGTCGGTCCAGCATTTTGTCGAAGAGGCGCACAAGAAGAATATCGATCTGGGTTTCAATTTGCAGCCGACACGGGTGATGGGCGATCACTTTCTGCTGCGCGACCTGATCGATAATTTGATCGACAATGCAATTCGCTACACTCCGCCCAACGGCACGGTGACCGTCAGTTCGCTGCATGGCAAGGACGGCGGCATTTTTTCGGTGGAGGATTCCGGTCCCGGGATAGCACCTTCTGAGCAGGAACTGATCTTCGACCGTTTCCACCGACTCGACGACAATGTCGCCGGCAACGGCTTGGGATTGTCGATCGTGCGCGACATCACCAAGGATCACGGTGCCAGGATAACCGTCGAATCTGCGGCATCTGGCGGCACGATTTTTTCGGTATATTTTCCATTTCCGATTCTCGGCACTCCTTCGAAATTGCCGTCCTGA
- a CDS encoding response regulator transcription factor: MHILLVEDDSVLADGILRIFRGHGMVVDVVQNGNEADALLQRTEISVVVLDIGLPGIDGFEVIRRLRARGSQVPVLLLTARDSVQDRVYGLELGADDYLVKPFATQELVARVRALLRRSAPQPLEIHLGGLSLNTSSRRAKINGKVIDLSVREWAVLEYLLQQASRVVSRQQIIDAILPWGAELTLNAVEVYISRIRLKIADAGIEIRTIRGFGYMLEKADS; encoded by the coding sequence ATGCATATTCTTCTGGTGGAAGACGATTCGGTGCTGGCAGACGGGATTTTGCGCATCTTCCGCGGGCATGGGATGGTGGTCGATGTGGTGCAGAACGGCAATGAGGCCGATGCACTGTTGCAGCGCACGGAGATTTCCGTGGTGGTGCTGGATATCGGCTTGCCTGGCATCGACGGTTTCGAGGTGATCCGGCGCCTGCGGGCACGCGGTAGCCAGGTGCCGGTGTTGTTGTTGACAGCACGCGACTCTGTGCAGGACCGGGTGTACGGCCTGGAGCTGGGCGCCGACGATTATCTGGTCAAGCCATTCGCCACCCAGGAACTGGTGGCGCGCGTACGTGCGTTGTTGCGCCGTAGTGCGCCACAACCGTTGGAGATCCATCTGGGCGGATTGTCGCTCAACACGTCTTCACGCCGCGCAAAAATCAATGGCAAGGTCATCGATCTTTCGGTGCGCGAGTGGGCCGTGCTGGAATATTTGCTGCAGCAGGCGTCGCGGGTGGTGTCGCGGCAGCAGATCATCGACGCCATCCTGCCATGGGGGGCGGAACTGACGTTGAACGCGGTGGAAGTCTATATATCCCGAATCCGCCTGAAGATCGCTGATGCCGGAATCGAGATCCGGACTATCCGCGGCTTTGGCTACATGCTGGAAAAAGCCGATTCATGA
- a CDS encoding MerR family transcriptional regulator, translated as MTTSISIQQAAAATGLSIHTLRYYEKIGLIDPVPRQSNQHRLYRQEDLRWIEFLLKLRATGMSIQQMLRYAELRRMGEQLGSVSERKTLLERHTEALEAELLVLQDTLAMLRDKVALYADMEEKLKATLNA; from the coding sequence ATGACCACTTCCATATCCATTCAACAAGCTGCCGCAGCCACCGGACTGAGCATCCATACTTTGCGCTATTACGAAAAGATCGGTTTGATCGATCCGGTTCCGCGCCAAAGTAATCAGCATCGCTTGTATCGCCAGGAAGATTTGCGCTGGATTGAATTCCTGCTCAAATTGCGCGCTACCGGCATGTCGATCCAGCAGATGCTGCGTTATGCCGAACTGCGCAGGATGGGAGAGCAACTTGGTAGTGTGTCTGAGCGCAAGACGTTGCTGGAACGGCACACCGAAGCGCTCGAAGCAGAGCTTTTGGTACTTCAGGACACGCTGGCGATGCTGCGCGACAAAGTCGCACTGTACGCCGACATGGAAGAAAAGCTGAAAGCGACCCTCAACGCATAA
- a CDS encoding carboxymuconolactone decarboxylase family protein codes for MEQNTTSTYERGLKRLKEVDDIAGEKVIASLADISPDLGRYVIEFGFGEIYSRPGLTLQQRELATVAALTAMGTAQPQLKVHLAAALNVGLSRLEITETIMQMALYAGFPAALNGMFAAKEVFAEHDQLVHTEVAAH; via the coding sequence ATGGAACAAAACACAACCAGCACATACGAAAGAGGCTTGAAACGCTTAAAGGAAGTCGACGACATCGCCGGCGAAAAGGTCATTGCCAGCTTGGCCGACATTTCGCCGGATCTCGGGCGTTACGTCATTGAGTTCGGTTTCGGCGAAATCTATTCGCGCCCTGGCTTGACCCTGCAACAACGCGAGCTGGCAACGGTGGCGGCGCTAACCGCAATGGGCACCGCCCAGCCCCAGTTGAAGGTGCATCTGGCTGCGGCGCTGAATGTGGGCCTGTCGCGTCTGGAAATCACTGAAACCATCATGCAGATGGCGCTGTACGCCGGCTTTCCGGCGGCGCTGAACGGCATGTTTGCCGCGAAAGAAGTCTTTGCTGAACACGATCAGCTCGTGCACACGGAAGTAGCCGCGCATTGA